The Deltaproteobacteria bacterium DNA window AAGCACGGGTGGAGCAAGACAATTGGTAGTACAGGATGCATTGGATACTATATGGTGTTTCTTGGGTTTATAATCTTTATGGTTGACGCCCATAACAATCGTGATGTCTTCCTCTTTTGCGGGAGCAGTGATGATAACCTTCTTTGCCCCGGCCTCGATATGGGCCGCTGCTTTTGGGCCGCTCAGAAAAAGACCCGTGCTCTCAATAACTATGTCGATACCTTCGTCAGCCCAGGGTATGGTTGATGGATCGCGGAATGCAATATTTTTTATACTGTGACCATCAATGATGAGGCTGTCTTTTTTGACCTTGACCTCTCCAGGATAACGTCCATAATTTGTGTCATATTTAAAAAGGTGGGCGTTGGTTTCCACATCAAAGAGATCGTTAACTACTGCAACGGAGAGCGTCTGGGGATACCTTTCGATGACGGCTTTCAGTACCTGCCGCCCTATCCGTCCAAAACCATTTATGCCAAGGCGAATCATAGTGTACTCCTTTTAATTGTCATCAATGCGATACTTGTGTTCATTCATTAAATCGCAGCGTGTTTGCAGTGTCTTGTGATGTCTGGCGTTGTCAAGGGCGATAGCACTTAGATTGGCTACAGCCTTTAAAAACTTGGTTTCGTCATCATCAAATTTATGAATTTTGTCCGAGTAGACCCGTAGAACACCAATGGAATTTTTCTCGAGCATTAACGGTAAAGCAAGTACGGATTTTATGCCTTCGGCTTTTGCCTTTGCTCCGTACTGAAAGTTCATATCGGTCTGGACATTCTTCAACCATGTAGTCTTACCGGAAAGAACCTTCTGATCCAGTCCACTGTCCTTTACTACAATAGGACCTTTTTGGAGATAATCTTTAGAGAGACCGTAGGCTGCCCCAAGGACAAGCCGTTTGCTCTGCGAATCCAGGAGCCTGATGCTGCATGCCTTAATATGCATAGCGCTTACTACGCATCGGACGATCTCGTCCAGAACTTTGGACGGGTCCAGAGAGGCATTGATGACCATGGCTACTTCGTACAGGGCGACGAAATAATCCGTTTTCTTTTCTTTCATATCCCCACCTCCTTACATCGTAATGAACGTCTGATAATAATTATTTAGTCAAAAAAATGAATAACAAGTGAACTTTTGTCAATTTACCCTTATTAAATAGAATTCGTCAAATGAAATCGATAGATCGATTGAGTTTTTTTTGGCAGTATTTGGTTTAAAGTGGATTTATTAACTCAGGCGGAGCGGTATGTCATGAAATCTTTTTAAGCGATGGGGATGTCTTTCCTTTTCCACCAGTCATCCTGAAGCCCTGTTCTAAAAGTTTTGCTGTCTCCCTTGCTCTGATCTTTGGATTCTTTTCTCCCATCACCACTGCAATGAGCCTTGTATTTCCTCTTTTTGCCGTTGCGACTAAGTGGAATCCGGCGGCACGCACAAAACCCGTTTTCAAACCATCTACATCCGCAGATTGTTTTAACAGACTGTTATTGTTATGTTGGGTTATGCCTTTGTACGTGTATTCCTGCATGGAGTGAAGACGCAAAGCTTCCGGAAAATTCCGGATGTAAGCACGGGACAGCTTGAGAATGTCCCGTGCGGTTGAAACCTGGCCTTTAGCCGGAAGACCGTTCGGATTAATAAAATGGCTGCGCTTCATGCCCAGTTCCCGGGCTTTGGCATTCATCATCTTCACAAATCCATCGATGTTGCCGCCAAGATGTTCAGCAACGGCAACACTCGCATCGTTTGCAGAAACGACTGCCATACCCTTGACAAGCTCTTCCAGTGATGTTTCAGTTTCATCCACAAGATACATGCTCGAACCACCGGTAAGCTGGGCATTCACACTTATTTTTACCCTATCTGCAGGTTGAATTTTCCCCTTTTGGATTGCCTCGTACACGAGGTACAGGGAGAGGATCTTGGTCAGGGATGCCGGTTGCATGGGTTTATCGGGATTTTTTGCGTAGAGTATCCTGCCGGTATCCGCATTCATAACAATCGCTGACTTCGCTTTAAGTTTGCCTCGGGGGGCGGCGACAAGCTCAGAATGAAAACAGAAGAACAAAGCGATCGGCAGACACAGGTATAAAACAAATTTTCTTATATTCATTGAATGCAGCTCTAAAAAGATACAATTACTGTGTAGTATACTATAGAGAGTTCCGATGAGTACAGGGGAAACGTGAATTTAATCAGGGGCGTCGAGTTTCTCCTGGCGATAAATAAGCGATTGGAGGATATATTCCACTGCCGGCTCCACAAGAGCTTTGGTATCTGCAGAAAGATCTCGATGAAAATCAAAATCATAGCCGCGGATGGACACGATGTGTCCGGTAGGTTCGCGATGGTAGAGTGCCTTGATCAACGCGAGAATCATCGCAGGGCCCATGTGGTGAGTGAACGTAGCCGGAGCGTATTCGGGCAATACGGGAGTGCAATGGAGATTGTCCACATTCTCATATACATGCGCATCTACGAAGATTACCTGGTCGTAACCGGCTAACACATCCATTAATTCCGGCGCCAGTTGAACCAGGAAGATGGAATCAGTCTGTGCGCCAAGTTCCTCCAACCCGGTCTCATCTTCGCTCAACATCTCTTGACCGAGACGCCGCCGCAATGCGTTGATCACGTAATATGCAACGCCATCGTCGGCGCGGTCCAAGCTGCCATAACCAATAACCAGTGTACGAGACATTTGTTCCTTATCAAAATGCAAAAAAAGTTGCAAGCGGGTAAACACCTTCCATTCGCCCGCTTGCAACAAAATCGATCAGGTTGTTATATTAACGAGAAATACGATCCAGGACTGTTCCGTCCGCAGCCATAAGTGTGACTTCCAGCGGCATTTTCCCTATGGCATGCGTGGCGCATGACAAGCATGGATCATAGCAACGGATAGCGGCTTCTACCCGGTTCAACATACCTTCGGTAAGCTTTGTGCCGTCAACGAAGGCCTTTGCGACCAGCCCGGAGGCTGTGTGCATGGCCCAGTTATTGTTGCCCGTGGCCACAATGAGGTTCACCCTTGTCAACTGGCCGTTCTCGTCCGTACCGTAATCGTGGAAGAGAGTCCCCCGAGGGGCTTCGATGACGCCAACCCCCTGGCCGGGGAGCTGAGTATGCATCGGATAGGAACGAATATCGGTGGACATGATATCCGGATCGTCCATCAACTGAGCAATGCGCTCTATCGCATAGACGAGCTCGATCAACCTGGCGTAGTGATAATACAGAGAGCCTTCAACCGGCTTGCCGCCGTTGATCGACTTGAAGAGCTTGAGTTCCGCGTTCGCCAGAGGCGTGCCGATCTTGTCCACTACGTTCAGACGCCCCAACGGCCCTACCCGATAGGTTCCATTCGGCCAGCCCAGCTTGCGCAAGTAGGGAAACTTGAGGAAAGACCAGGACTCCACATGCTCGGCTACATAGGACAGATAATGGTCCGGATGGAACTGCGCGACAAAGTTGCCCTCCGCATCCTTTACCCGGATCTCACCGTCGTATAGCTGAAGGCCGCCTTCCATGTCCACCAAACCCATATAATTGGAAGGGAAAGATGCAAACATAGAAGCCAGCTCTTTGTTGGACCCAAGCCAGTCCTTGCCGATGCTCACCGCTACCTTGGCGATCTCCACCATGGTCCCGAATTCAGCCATAATTTCATCACGGTCCTTCGGGGAAAGAGGCGCGTTCACTCCACCCGGAACGGCAAAATTGGGATGTACCCGCTTCCCACCCAGCCTCTGGATGATCTGCTGACCCCAGCGGCGAAGGTTTACTGCCTTCAATGCCAGCTCCGGATTCGCTCCGATGATCCCGAATACATTCCGTATGGCCGGGTCGGCATCAAAACCCAGGACCAGGTCAGGCGCTGCCAGATGGAAGAAGTGCATCCCGTGCGACTGCACAAATTGCCCCATGTGCATCAGTTCGCGCAGCAGCTTGGCAGGCCGCGGCGGTTCCACACGGGCGACGCCGTCGCATGCCTTCGCTGAGGCCAAGTGATGGCTTACCGGGCAAATACCACAGATGCGCTGAGTGATTTGCGTCATCTCAAAGTAGGGGCGACCTTCAGTAAATTTCTCTAAACCGCGGAATTCATCCACGTGGAAGAAGGAGTGATCTACCTTGCCTTCTTCGTTCAGATGGATCGTGATACGCCCATGACCTTCGATGCGTGTTATAGGTTCAATGGTTATCTTTCGAGTTTCCATAGATATTCTCCTCTAATCATAGGTAAAAAGTTCACGTGGCAAAATCACAGGTACTCGCCCGGCGAGCAGTTCCGTCAATGCGTACCAAAACGCATCAGCCCTCGGCGGGCAGCCGGGAATAAAGAGATCAACCTTTACTACTTCACCAACGCCTGTAACCATTTCAAGGGGCTTCCCAAGCTCATCAGAGTCGGGAATGAGGCCGCCCACAACGGTCTCTGTATCCAGGTAAGCACGCTTCAATGCTTCTTCCGTGCCACACAAATTGCGCATAGCGGGGACACCTCCAAAAGTAGCACAATCACCTACGGCGATAAGTATCTTGCAACGTTCGCGCATTTGCTTAGCGACTTCGATGTTGTGCGTGTTGCAGATTGCCCCTTCGAGAATACCCACAGTTACACCTTCTTTTGGTGGATGTTTCAAATCCGTCACCGGAGATGATGTAATTTCCACCAATTCCAACAATTTTACAATGCGTTCATCAATGTCCAACAATGACATATGACATCCTGCACATCCAGCCAGCCAGTCAGTGGCGACTTTAACTTTTGCCATCGTCGATTCTCCTTTCACTTGAGTTCCTGGGTTGCGCGAGCCGAAATCTCTCTGTATTGGTAAGGCTGCCTGCTCGCTCCGACCATATTGCCATCGGCAGCACGACGTCAGCCTGCTCGGTCAGAGGCGATACGAAGCTGGCCTGCACGACGACAAATGCATTCTCACCAGCCTTTTTCAGCACATCGCTGCCCTCTATGTTTTGCTCACCTAACAGGGTATACAGCACTTTGACGGCAGACGGCTTGAATCCGTTATTGAATCCGAATGATACCGCTGCGCGTGTGTTGACACCAGGCTCAAGGGCTACGAAAGCGGCCTTCCCTTGCAGTTTTTTCAGGGCATCGGCAGCCTTCTCCGTGACACCAGCGCCGTAGAGTACTACCGGCTGTTGTGCACGCTCAGCAATATCAACCGCCTTGCTAATGTCAGCCATCTCCAGGTTCATATATGCGAATGGCGCCAGCCCATTATCTTTACCGTCTACCACAATGAGCCGCGCACCCTTATCAATGGAATGTTTAATCAGGAAGGAGGCAACCGGCTGATCCTTGACCGGATCACAGCCTGCCACCAGAATAACATCGCTCTTGATGATGTCGGCGAGTACACCTTGCGGTTTTTCGAACAGTTTCGGTGCAGCTTCATTGAGCAAGCCGACATTATCTGCCTTCAGTTCTTTGCAGAACAACTGATTCAGTAAGTAGAGCGCCTCATTTGTAGCGTTGCTGGAAGTAAGCACCCCTATTTCTTTGGCGTTTGCGCTGCCAATGCGTTCCGCAACCGCATTCAATGCCTCTTCCCAGCTCGTCTGCTGGAGTTTACCGCCTCTTCGGAGCAAAGGACCGGTAACGCGTTTGCGCTCATCATAAAGAGGATCAAAGCGGCCGTTTTTACAAATCCGTCCGCCGTTCACTGCCGCATCCCAGTCGCCCACAATACGCAATACATTGCCGCCACGGGTCACGATCTCCATACCACAGCCTATGCTGCACTGATTACAGGTACTCTTGATATGTTCCATCTGTATTTCACGTCCCATATATGCACTTCTTTTATCGCACAGGGCGCCTGTGGGACACACCTGCAGGCATGTGCCGCAAGAGACACAGGTAGATTGACCGAACGGAACATTCGCATCTGCATGGATCATGGAACTGGCGCCGCGATTTCGCAAACCAAGAGTGTGATTGGCCACGAGATCGCTGCACGCACGCTCACAACGGCCGCAGAGGACACAGCGGTTATGATCCATGAGGAAATACTTGCGTGTCGCATCCACGGGGAAGCCTTTTGTGTAGGTCGGGTAAATGAAGTGGTCGAGACCATAGCGGTAACCAAGATTCTGCAATTCGCAGTCCCCACTCATCTCACAGTATGGGCAGTAATGGTTTCGTTCTGAAAACAGCAGATCAAGGATTAATTTTCGCGCTTTAACTACCTGTTCTGATTCTGTCTGTATTTCCAATCCCTCAGTTATGGGGAATGTACATGCCGTTATCAAAGTGCGCTGTCCTTTAACCTCAACAACACATATTCGGCAAGCACCGACTGGAATCAATGCAGGATGGTCACAGAGCGTCGGGATGTCAATGCCCGCCTGCTTTGCGGCCTGAAGAATAGTACTGCCGGCTGGTGCACTGACTTTTTGGCCATTCATGGTAATATTGACCATTGTCATCGTTTGCCACGTCTCCTTTCTAGAAAATATTTTTTTATTTTATAACAACTTCAACTATCCGTAAAATAGCTGTCGCGGCCCCCTTTGATAAGAAGTACTTCATATCCAGTTCGACCATCAGAAAGAGGGTTATGCCTGATATAATGTATGTTCATTGAGACATATGCCGGAGTCGACTATCAGAAAGAGGGTTGTGTGTCAAGAAAAAAGTTGACAAACAAAACAGTTAATCACAAGATACAGAATCAGCTTGACAAACCGTCGGAAGGGGAAATAAAAATAGCATTATTATCCTGCCTGCGATGTGGGGGAAATCAGAACAACGGTCAGAGTAAAGGAGGTCTCCATGAGTAAGGTAGTGCTATTGACCAGCATGTTGGTTGTATTCTGTGCTTTTACCGCATATGCACAGGGATTTGAAACGGACACCGTCAAGACGTCCTCCGGTGATTTGAAAATTACGTTTATCGGTCATGGCACCCTGATGTTTTCCTTTGATGGAAAAACCATTCACGTTGATCCGGTAGATCAGATGGCTGAT harbors:
- a CDS encoding 2Fe-2S iron-sulfur cluster-binding protein, which gives rise to MTMVNITMNGQKVSAPAGSTILQAAKQAGIDIPTLCDHPALIPVGACRICVVEVKGQRTLITACTFPITEGLEIQTESEQVVKARKLILDLLFSERNHYCPYCEMSGDCELQNLGYRYGLDHFIYPTYTKGFPVDATRKYFLMDHNRCVLCGRCERACSDLVANHTLGLRNRGASSMIHADANVPFGQSTCVSCGTCLQVCPTGALCDKRSAYMGREIQMEHIKSTCNQCSIGCGMEIVTRGGNVLRIVGDWDAAVNGGRICKNGRFDPLYDERKRVTGPLLRRGGKLQQTSWEEALNAVAERIGSANAKEIGVLTSSNATNEALYLLNQLFCKELKADNVGLLNEAAPKLFEKPQGVLADIIKSDVILVAGCDPVKDQPVASFLIKHSIDKGARLIVVDGKDNGLAPFAYMNLEMADISKAVDIAERAQQPVVLYGAGVTEKAADALKKLQGKAAFVALEPGVNTRAAVSFGFNNGFKPSAVKVLYTLLGEQNIEGSDVLKKAGENAFVVVQASFVSPLTEQADVVLPMAIWSERAGSLTNTERFRLAQPRNSSERRIDDGKS
- a CDS encoding NADP oxidoreductase produces the protein MAKVKVATDWLAGCAGCHMSLLDIDERIVKLLELVEITSSPVTDLKHPPKEGVTVGILEGAICNTHNIEVAKQMRERCKILIAVGDCATFGGVPAMRNLCGTEEALKRAYLDTETVVGGLIPDSDELGKPLEMVTGVGEVVKVDLFIPGCPPRADAFWYALTELLAGRVPVILPRELFTYD
- a CDS encoding D-alanyl-D-alanine carboxypeptidase translates to MNIRKFVLYLCLPIALFFCFHSELVAAPRGKLKAKSAIVMNADTGRILYAKNPDKPMQPASLTKILSLYLVYEAIQKGKIQPADRVKISVNAQLTGGSSMYLVDETETSLEELVKGMAVVSANDASVAVAEHLGGNIDGFVKMMNAKARELGMKRSHFINPNGLPAKGQVSTARDILKLSRAYIRNFPEALRLHSMQEYTYKGITQHNNNSLLKQSADVDGLKTGFVRAAGFHLVATAKRGNTRLIAVVMGEKNPKIRARETAKLLEQGFRMTGGKGKTSPSLKKIS
- a CDS encoding GAF domain-containing protein, with the translated sequence MKEKKTDYFVALYEVAMVINASLDPSKVLDEIVRCVVSAMHIKACSIRLLDSQSKRLVLGAAYGLSKDYLQKGPIVVKDSGLDQKVLSGKTTWLKNVQTDMNFQYGAKAKAEGIKSVLALPLMLEKNSIGVLRVYSDKIHKFDDDETKFLKAVANLSAIALDNARHHKTLQTRCDLMNEHKYRIDDN
- a CDS encoding hydrogenase maturation protease: MSRTLVIGYGSLDRADDGVAYYVINALRRRLGQEMLSEDETGLEELGAQTDSIFLVQLAPELMDVLAGYDQVIFVDAHVYENVDNLHCTPVLPEYAPATFTHHMGPAMILALIKALYHREPTGHIVSIRGYDFDFHRDLSADTKALVEPAVEYILQSLIYRQEKLDAPD
- a CDS encoding Ni/Fe hydrogenase subunit alpha; translation: METRKITIEPITRIEGHGRITIHLNEEGKVDHSFFHVDEFRGLEKFTEGRPYFEMTQITQRICGICPVSHHLASAKACDGVARVEPPRPAKLLRELMHMGQFVQSHGMHFFHLAAPDLVLGFDADPAIRNVFGIIGANPELALKAVNLRRWGQQIIQRLGGKRVHPNFAVPGGVNAPLSPKDRDEIMAEFGTMVEIAKVAVSIGKDWLGSNKELASMFASFPSNYMGLVDMEGGLQLYDGEIRVKDAEGNFVAQFHPDHYLSYVAEHVESWSFLKFPYLRKLGWPNGTYRVGPLGRLNVVDKIGTPLANAELKLFKSINGGKPVEGSLYYHYARLIELVYAIERIAQLMDDPDIMSTDIRSYPMHTQLPGQGVGVIEAPRGTLFHDYGTDENGQLTRVNLIVATGNNNWAMHTASGLVAKAFVDGTKLTEGMLNRVEAAIRCYDPCLSCATHAIGKMPLEVTLMAADGTVLDRISR